In the genome of Carya illinoinensis cultivar Pawnee chromosome 13, C.illinoinensisPawnee_v1, whole genome shotgun sequence, the window AAACTGTGCATGCTTAATCTCAATTAGctaataatatcaaataaaaatacccACAAAATGGGAAAAAACATGGAGAGATGGTTTATagtaagaaggaaaaagaacagaaaaattaGACCAGCAGAGTTTTGCATGTGGCTAGTAGCTTTGGTAGAGTTCAGTACTGAGCGAAAGGTTGGTCATTACCTCAAAACAAGGTGGGCATTCGAGTGATTTAGTATACAGAAACTCACCTGCAAATCCCCGGTGCTGAATACCCTCCGGACAGGACTCTCGTCGGAGTCCAAAAACTCGCGGGTCGGCGAAACGAGTTGCCGAAACCCGTTCTTTAGGAGTGAGTGGCTGCTCACGCTTCTCTGGATGAAACTCGGCCCCTGACTCGCGAGGGAATTCGGAGAGCCGTAGCTGCTGCACCCGCTACAGCTACTACTGTTCCCCACCTCCGAGTTCAACGTTCGCAGAGCGTCGGGGACACAGTCGAGCTCGGAGGCGGAGAGGTGGTCGGGAAGGAGCAAGTTGGGTGGCAGAAACGGCGCCGAAGGGAGAGCTAATGGGAGTGTGAGCTCCTGGGATGTGGAAAGGCCGGAAAAATCGGCGGCGCGTGAGAATACGGTGTTGGGGGGAGTGTACATGGCGCGTGAGTCTTTTGGGAGGGGGGCGGGGGGTGGGGGATATGGGAAGTGTTGGAAGGGGGAAAGTGAAGAGACTGAAGTCGAAGAGTGGGAGTACTTATGCCAGAGAGAGGAGCTGGAGTCTGACGTGGAAGATGACGTCATATCTGGAGAAGGCGTTGACCTGATGTTTGCCcccctcctttctctctcttctctctctctctctctctctctctctctctctctctctcatctccatCTGAAGAGACATTGGCCTACCCACCAGCCACAAGTTCAATTGGGGCTAGTTGCTTTCCTTCCCCCCCACCCGCCAATTGAGATTTTACTCTCAagattatatgtatttttattttcattctttgtcctttttttttatcttcaatattttacaaaaaaaaaaaaaaagaattatatttgACGGTATTGCATTCATATAATTAATCTATAAATGTGTTTGGGAGGGGAAAAAAAGAGAGCTATGAGCATTCACACAACCCGCCCTACATAGACCACATGATATTCTTGGCATGATGTCTAGTTTACTTGATAGTAGTTAAGATTTGACCTCACCCAACTCGGTTCTCCTATTCATATACATGCCGTTCTACTTTATTCAGGATGTGTTTTATGCAAAAATATATGTTCTTTTTATGAGtgaatatgcatatatatagtttgATCTTTGTCCTTAATTACAAGTTGTTCAAACTCTCTTTTCTATCTAGTGGTTCTTGTTCTCTTATCAAGATTACTTCGTTTACCATCCACTCTCATTCTTGTGAGAACTACTTGTTTGGACATCGTCCATATTGGGAAGTCCTTTATTGGGTAATTTGGATCATTTTCTAGTAGtttgattataaattaattttatctagGACCAAGTCCATCCTCTATAActcatttccttttattttttatttttttattaaagccATATGTATTATGGGATTGTCTAGAGAAAAAAAGGATCATTGTGATTACAATCTCATTGTCTTTAGGCTAATTTTCATTGGTCAAACCTCTTTGCAGGAATTGAAAAAGAAGTgtaaagaaattcataagtaTGAGAATATTGTTATACGAATATTCATTCTAGAATTAAAATGAGTGCATAATTTAGATGCAATATCCTGGATTTGTGTCGTGTAAAGTTATTGACATACAACTATATATGTCGTATAGTGGTGGTTCAATTGTACAATACAATTCAATTGAACAAATGGGTTAAACCAGCCTCTCAATTTTGGCAAGACtcgtttaaataaattttttattttacttttttgatATATTGGAAGAGGGGAAGAGGGGGTTCAAACTCAAGACCTATATTTTAGAGGCTTGAGAgttatatgatatgatatgactCTCATAATATggtaagttaaaataaaatgagtttcaACATGTTAATATAAGCGGATTTAATTGAACTAAGTATACGATTCATGAAAAAAAtcttatcccaaaaaaaaaatacgataAACCCTTTTCATTAACGTCAATGATGGTTACTAACTAGATTAATGAAAAATGTGCATATTTCAacattagttattttttttttggaaaaaactaatttgattatatatatatatatatatatataggttataCGAGTTAAGCAAATTAACGAGAAGTTGGACCATTTCTTAAATGTATCTCATTGGATCGATCGAGTTTGACCGAACCCTATTACTCTAGATAAACCCTAATATTAGCTAAACTTGTACACATTCTGCCCGTCAGATTTGCCAACCATGACAAATATAAAGaccataattatataaaatgcaaATTAAGGGTGTCAAATTTTGTTTTCTAGACATGTTTGTATCGTGTCGAgttattattattcaattatATAGGTTAACTTAAATCTAATCTGTTAAGTTAAACgtatcaaacttttaaattcTAACATAATTCATTTAGATAACGGGTCATATTGTGCCATCTATTTTAatctgtttaataattaattaaaaatatgttaacatgacaagattaatttaaatctatttatttcatataaatgggTTGAGCTAAAATGCataactcattttatcttattaacataatttcatatcaaaattaaaatctatatttattaataacaacaatatcttaaaaaatatatatcaatatttttaatattttaagatataataaaaccaatattacaaaccatacaataataaatatgagcataggtctaaaattataatcctaacaataaacacaataaaaacatagatatattgagaaataccaatattataacttaataataataaaatcttaattttaagataaattttaaacagattaattttgtattaagtAGGTTAATTCGTTATTAACCCCTTTATAAGGTGTGTCTTAACTGATCAATCTATTTTAACATGAACCCATTAATTAATATCAAACCCAGATCTGCTAATTTTGTATCGTGTTCGTGTTGAGTTACGGGTTATGTCACATATTAACACTCCTAATACAAATACTTGTTCAATTAGTTTGTTTCAAACAAATTATCTATTTTCCTAATTCATTCATTAACTTATGATTCGATTTCTCATTAAATGTATAAGAAAAATTGAATGTGATCAATTTCTACGTACTACTCATGATCAGCACTTGCAAATTAAACAAgtaattaattttacaaaaagaaGTTAAGCGCCCAAAATTGGTTGTCATTTTTAGGGACACAAAAGTAGGGGATTCTGataataatatgattaattttggAGACATTGCCTGCCTGCGCCTCTCATGATCAGATCAGAGAGTAAATGATGTATATAATTTGTGTCAATCATTTTGTGAACCCATTGGGAAGTGCACTAGCGCATCTGGTCAAAAAAATGAAGCGGAAGTAGGCTTCAGGCACTTTTTCATGAAAGAGGTCCCCTATATGCAGCATTAATTCCCCACGCAGTTTATGCTAAAATTATTTTGCTTAAAATCATGATGATATCAATCGTACCGACTTGCTCCTGAGTCCTgacaatattaataaaagaaggCCAGAGATGATGACCCACCACTGAGTTGCATGATATTGGAGAAAGACAGAAAGAAATGGAGGGGGGGGATATCGATAGTCATGTGAAAGTcataatttgtttaaaataCATGCAGCCCATGTGAGAGGTGCGTAGCTGGATTTGGTTCCAATGATATATGTACGTACGTAATAGGTTAGATTTGTAAACAGACATCATGATTATCATCATAATCAtgtttaagataattataattaattaatcccAATTGTTAGGGAAGATTACAGGTGGGATATTAATCATCGATCCATGGATGTACTtttgatttaattaattaattaattaatgagggTCATTTTCATCGAAACCACAGTGATAATTAATGTACATCAGTTGATTAAGACTATTTTGCTACACCATATACATGAGCATTTaaggaattatttttaaaaaagcgAAACGTTTATTTTTGTAGACGATCCTTCTTTAATTTTGTTACATTCAATATAATCCATCGTGATGAAGCACTGTTAATATATAATCCTCTCataatatcaaaattaattCTAGTATGTACTTCATCATGACTCCTGTATATAAGGTTGCATGGATTACTTCatgactacatatatatatattaattgagttttactacgtacgtacaatcactatacatagaatttttaatattaatatcatgagtaatgctatatttatttacattttattgtTGATATCTTTATTACaagatttattttgttaatatttttttgaaatttaaattttaaattttatgattttcagCATATGTATCAATAACTGacgtgtaaaaaaataattttttggtaaattattttttaaatatatttagcattttcctaatATAATTAGTGAGAGTCAAAACctgcattaatatataatttcttcGTTTTGAAAACATATATTGTCTACTGTGTGTAAACGTTACTTTTTTGGGataaaatctcatatatatatatatatatatattaaggtcttgtacatttttacaaatgaaatgagttaagataaaagttaaaaattaaataaaatattattaaaatatatttattattattatttttgttttataatttgaaaaagttaaattatttattttattttttataaaaatttatataaaaaattgtaataattagatgataataattgtaaaaacaaattaggcccaattttaacaaaaaaactcaTTAAAGGCTATTTTGGATtcagagataagatattttagataaaagatgaaagttgaataaaatattattagaatattaatttttaataattattattttaagatttaaaaaaattaaattacttattttattttaaataaaatttttaaaaaattataaccgtaaaaaaaaaaataaaataaaatatttttcaaatccaaGAGACGATTCATGTAACCtcaattaatagaaaataatataaaaactacaaatatatttgattatatttCTTTTCTCATTAATAATGGTGATGatcatttatatttcaaaaaccAAAGACATATTTTGAAACGTACGTGACGgccaatattaattaatatcgATCAATTTGCTTGTAAAAACATCGATCCCATCACGCTGCATGATCGAGGAAAACATCGATCTTTCCATCTCTCAAATGGATTGGCAACCAGTACTATCACTTATTCCAGATCAGTCAGACTTTGAGTTTGATGATCAGTCTGCAAAAGTACCAACCAATTAAGATTATCGTTCGTCACGAAGATCATCgaagtaaattaataaataaataaatatataaagatgaTCATGCATAGGTGCTTGACTCAAATCCCTCACGATGATAAAAGCTTTGAAAATTGTGACAAACTTGATAGATAGAAAGATTTTCATGGGGGAGATAAGAGGGAATGGTGGGGGACCTCCTCATCTCCTCAAAGGCATCTTTTTCTTAGATGTTGGCCCAGAAGAATCATCTATATCACTTCAGAAAGGGAATCTGTTGTTCAGAAAACTGATCGATCAGTAACCAGATTAATCGATTGCCATCaagacttttgtttttttctttatttttaaatgcatgtatatatatatatatattggtgcaCAGAGTAACTAACTGGGCGTACTAGACGTTTCGTTCCTTCGTTGGTCAATAACTTACATTTTGAGGGAGAAAATTCTATGCAACGTACGTCTTGTTTTTTGGGAACAATGATTCCCACAAACTCAATCAATCAATTTCGCACTTAGTTTTGTGCAGCAACTCAATGGGTTCGTAGTATCAACATGCATTTGTTACAGTGCTGATCTACCAACTTGATGCGTCTTGTCGCTGAGGGATGCATCTGATGTTGCTTGTGCTCCTGATATATCCTTTATGAAAtgatgataataaaatttaagatgaaaaatagCATTTCTCGATTGCAAACTTTATGCGTGCGAGTATATAGTGCTACTTTAAATAATGAGTGTATATTATTGATCATGCATGTTTGAGTCTCTCTTTGAGAGAAAGACAACCAATATATGGATGGGgaagaaagataaaaagaatGAACTTGAGAGGGGTAGACAAATGTGATAGGGTACTAAGGGTAGGTTAACAAATGAGACCTTAATCATGTTATGACTGTAAGTATTTATAAAAGTTTAACCAAATTAATGTGCAATGATCATAACACTTATGAATCAATATTTAGCTAGGCCTTTAACAATTAGTATTAAAACAGGAACTACGTTACAATTTCGGATTTGGATTTAgtaatgagatgatatgagatgagataagttgaataaaatattgttattattattttgggattagaaaaagttgaattagaatttgaaaaaattgaattatttattatattttatatgaaaaattgaaaaaattgtaataatgagatgagattagataaatTGAAAAAGTTATCGAATCCAAACAAGGGTGAGTGGACCCATAGGTGAGTGGAGTCACCAAAAGGAAAATGGCTTTTGCAAGGTGAAATGCTATGATTTTGAAGTTAAATGTTTAACTAAATCAgtatttttaacaattttagATCTTTTGAATCAATAATGAGGCTTTTTAATAGATCTCTATTTAGACAATAAGGAAGGAACAAGCTAAGAAAAGAACAAGCAGCTGGAAGGAGGAAACATGCAATCTTCGATGTAATGTTTAAAAACTCTTCATACATATATTGTCTTCTCTGAGTGTGATGAGGTTCTTTTCTATTTGGATTCATTTGTGTCCATATATTTCGAATGTTCTCCCAATTAGTTCCTATCCTGAATGCACTCCATAAAACTTGAGGTCCGAAAGCAACTATAAGATCAGGACCCACTTCATTAGTCCCGGATAGTGCCCACACGAGGTTCAATGAGCTCCAGCTAATTACGTACCtttttcgtctctctctcttttttttggcctttttaTTTCCAATAGAAAAGAAAGGGATCTTGAATGTCCAACTTATCCTAGGCTATGAAGAAATAATGCCTGCCTACATATCCTACTAAGCAATGATGCCCTCTTTTCTTGCAGAACATGGAAAACGAAGGTGCGGTTTCTtctagatgaaaaagttgaaccAGTCCCAATATATAAAAGATCGGTAGGGACCCAACAACCTATATAGGCTTGTGTGTTTGTCATATGGGTTCAACAGCCACAACAGTTTCCCCACTACAAAATGGGTGATTATATGTGTTCTCAGCGGCCTCAACTCAAGCCTCAGATGTGAAATAGGCAATACATTGCTTAGATTCTGAACAAATTAGCAGAAAGAATGTACCTGTTGCTGTATTTCTGTTATTGGTAAATTTCAGCAGTACTGTTGAACGCTTTTGCTAGTTGAACATTGATAATGGCTTATATATTTCCATATTCATctttatatttacataatatctttttaaattaatctacattagattatacatttacaaaattttacatAACTATAAATAGTACTTATTCAAGTTTAAAGAAATACAattcacttttcaaatattattttactattttttctctctcttatccattaaaatcaattttgtgaaatttgtattaagataattttgatatattaaattcatattaagttgatgatacaaagtgtttttttagtatatattaatatttattgataaaagtggtcattttgatatataaaattgataatatttaaatatataaaattgtgttataaaccaacttgtattgtatgatCACATTTAATCGTCATAATTGACCAGGTCTTAGTTTtcgtcaattaagacttttgtatcctcatatatatatagggatatTTCTAGGTTCATGAGTATTAATAATGagaaaacctctctctctctctctctctctctctctctctctctctgaatttccttctctcttttcaatAGTTTACAACACGTTATTATCACGATGCGTGAAAAATTTTCCTTCTGCCGCATAGTTCTCGAGTTTCTCTCTCATGGGATAGATGGTTGGAAAGGCCTAACTTTCATGTACGACAAAGTTCGAATCAGAGAGTTCGGCCACATGCTTGTCGAAATCCTGGAGCTTCGGCCAAAAAAACCTAGTTCTTTTTCATTATTCTCACTTGAAGCTTCGACTGTTGAGTGAGTTCATGCCACCTCCCATGGGCGTGGCCAACCTACCCTTTAGGCaaatcttgttcttcttgatcGACTCGATCACCTCCTCGGAAACCTTCTTCATGTGCCCATGCACCTCGACCTGGAAAGTCATGTAGAGGCACCATCTGGCCTTTTTCCCAAACCTGCCTCTATTGCCTCTGGCGGAGGAAATGAACCCTGTGCCTCATCTCCTTCGGCGACTCAATCACCAGATCCGACAGATGCAGCTCGCACTCCGTCAGATGCAGCTTGTCTTGAATGGACGGTCCGTTCTCGGGATTATGGGTTCTCTTGTCATCAGCCCGCTCGTCATTACATGGTCCTTAAGGCCAACGTCGACCATTTGAATCTAATCCAGATTGGTCTCACCCTCTCAAATGAAGAGGGAAATCTTCTGGATCTGGGCACGAACATCCTTTACATATTTGGAATGATGGGGACCAGAAGCGAGCAAAAGAATGATTAGAATTATTCTCTGGTGGATCTCGGACCACATAGACTACATCCTCCTCTTCTCGTTGAACAGATGGCCTTGCAGATCTGAATTTCTTTATGGGTTGATTCATGTCGTGAAGAAATGATGGAGATGGATCAAAGAGTCAAAGGCATCGATTACCTGGGACAGTCCAAAATGAATGTCTCGAATGtactcctgaagtagcaatatcgagtgtgCTCCCAAAGTAGCAATATCGAATGCAaatgttcacaatatattctaaatttatatctgatcttctagtggctaagcaaaataataaacttttgataagaaatcattagtcacgtcctaatagttccacatcattccttgaagtgaatgatattagatttatatcattttatttcctAAAGTGAAGAGAATGAtacattttattcaaaaaaactaagagattagacgtgataatgaatatctttataatacttttatgatttcgggtcagaagctcgtattgaaaaaaaatactagctttctctttgagatcatattatataattattgaatcaaatattatgatgcatcaaaagtgatgattcaaaatatttgtatgttttcatgattatcttgatcgtccaaaatcaattacaataagtcaaataaattttcatatgaacatccataaaagaaccagaagattcttttactataaaaccttaccaccagaagtggaaagaaaaatttgttagaagcaaataaaatgaaataatttgacgttatcttaattatcataggtgaactagaagttcagatgataattaaattatagatgcaataagataaaaatatctcatattctATCTGCTAAAATTCCAACGagaattgaagtccctgtaggacaattaagaaatttagcagtctaatgaacataagacatgtctaaaagcatgtgagacatattgatacaaaagataaagcatctcgaaagagaaaagcacaaataatttggtgctcctaaAGAGGTCGTActcacaaaacaagcaataagatccatccgaattttctgtataaaattcttccatataagctcttgaagagtataaacCTCCTGAAAAGTGCATCCTGAAGAGATTTTTTATGAAATGTCTTCATTTGAatagggacaggtacctgaaaataatgagatttCGATACATTCCATGAATATTGAAGaaattttggatagaaataaaaccattgtcgacaacatattttcatataagatggcaattgacattaccagaagtaatgaaaaaagtgaataaaaaaccatcgaagaataccgacgtaaaaatattgaccaaatttgaaagaaacaattcctgcataattgatatcactagtaaaatatgatgcataggGACTTGTAGTCTAAACACGTAAATATGTgatacttgttgaatatcagtaggtatttatataaatgaaatgaaaatgcgATATATAAATCATGAGTCAGTTTCTTGCAGACAATTCCTATAGAATTGATATCACgagtaaaatatgatatatataaactcgtaatccaaacacttaaagaggtgatgcttgttgaatatcaatagatatttatataaatgatataaaatgcctaaagtttctaatctgaaaatgtaatatataaatcacAAGTCGGTTTCTTGTAGAAATAATATCGATATACTTTTGAAGTAgatgaaaatatattgaatttttttttattattagctTAAAAGTTACTTAGAGTTTGGATATgtatgattaactgcatatttatatggattactagatatgaaatgcatgaagcatatagtcttgaagtacttattctatcaagtttcaaaaatccttatatgatctaaaacaatccaaacgtACGTGGAACAAGCTATTATtgtagtttatatagatgatttaaatgtcattgaggctccagaaaactcatgaaaactgcacatatttgaaatataaatctgaaacctttgcggcttcaagggggagataaatgagttattagttctgaaataccatctcttaaatgcaattagtatttcagattcatattacgattttgtaagatgtgtgcattattaaaggagaaataaaatagagcacacagaacatcatcagaagatagaaacacaaatatgaatatctgagaaatattattttattatctcgaaacaaaattacagaaatttaaggctctTCACCTtattctttaaacgctcttattCTTAAAGAATCTGTATGGCATTCTTATCTAAaagagtaggcaatcgaaaagaagatttaagtaaggattttaaatttctattctcttgacttattgctcctatcttcatgttggactccagaagaagtcgctgaaggatagaaatattctcgtggagtttgtcaacctcacaagttttggattgtagtcgctgagaaaatgcgacaatggatgatgagtatcgggtatcgagactcacaagcttgtagatagcttcattatctaacttattagtcagaccattattgtattgcattatagcacttACGATAGAAGTAGAAACAACTGATGAACGagatgcagaatacctcatattttaatcatgagaagattgctgagtcaTTGCaaagtaagaatgcagaaagagattgtagagtgagaatgtagaaagagattgtagagtgagaatgcagaaagagattacagagtaTGAATGcagaataattatagaaaaatgaagaagatgagctaaatatatcttttatagaaaaaattatgacaaaatatctctattgcttcacgagagatctcgtgaagcatctctttataagagacaagagatgtagcattaTAGCTCTGCAGCgtctgacagctacagaagagctgAAAAATCCTGTGGtacttgtctggtctaaaaagcTGGCCatcgtttttgttgaaaaaggaGGTtagcggcttaattttgatgaattctccactaactatgttatttacaagaactctagaagagcacaactccagaagagtagtgaatttaatgatCTTGAGTCAATATAgtgaatttgtttaccaaaacattatcaaCTGCAGAGTTGGTACACAATATTGTGATGCATCAACGCAAAgacctttcactataaagtcttgaagtacttttatatggacaaagctcatccctgAGTGCTCCAATGGTTGATTGATCATTTGATGAGTAGAAAGATCTATTTCACCcttttgaagaagatgaagaaattcttgattCTGAAGTACTTTATCTCCAATTCAATTGAAACCctgaatatgtgattattttatcaacatagatcaagtttacaattagttggatatacggatgcgggttatctttcag includes:
- the LOC122291386 gene encoding zinc finger protein CONSTANS-LIKE 13, with translation MTSSSTSDSSSSLWHKYSHSSTSVSSLSPFQHFPYPPPPAPLPKDSRAMYTPPNTVFSRAADFSGLSTSQELTLPLALPSAPFLPPNLLLPDHLSASELDCVPDALRTLNSEVGNSSSCSGCSSYGSPNSLASQGPSFIQRSVSSHSLLKNGFRQLVSPTREFLDSDESPVRRVFSTGDLQRIKMVQRCHRSESPLSNENSIIIESMSKASKYSPEEKKERIERYRSKRNQRNFNKKIKYACRKTLADSRPRIRGRFARNDEIEKSSQVQWSHMGGEEEEEDDEDWINFISTFSANMGT